The sequence tagtggtggaatagtgaaaacgctattcttaatagcgctaaaaaaacgctattaagaatagcgtttttttctcagccgttagatttcaacaactcatgcTAAATCTATGGacaaaaaaaaacgctattcttaatagtgttctcttagcgctattaagaatagcgtttagcgctattcttattagcgttcagatggattccacgaacccttccacgaaacggtggaaccttgcttggatgttatgtggaaaaccccaacttggaagccattagacttgacattccatgatttttccacacttgaaatatgttggattccaccgtaagacttgctcttataaaAGTCAAAAAAACAACTTCTGAAATAACATCCAAACATGATGTTATCGTTTTGGACTTATTAACTTACAACTTGTttggatacaaaaaaaaaagaaagaagatgtcTTTGTTATACAAAATGTTGTTATTTTTTTGCTTCTAAAAATCATTCTGAAACTGTGTCTTTAAATTAGCTTCTTACATTTTCGTTTCCAAAAGTTAAAAAGCTAACTTTTAAAGTAACATCCAGACAGGTTATTAGTCAAGTCGAAGAATAACTTCTCAGGACGTGTTAGACACCCAATAAATGTTTTCCGGTCAAAATGTGCAGGACCAAccgggaaagaagaagaaaatgtccAAATTTAAGTGCCACAATTCAGAGATTGTCTTATACAGTATCTACTTCCAAAAATCCTTTCATTAAGCTCCTTTCAAACAGTCTCGACACTATAAAAAGAGAACTTTCTGCTGCCGAGTTTCCAAGCCAGAAAATGTTGCAAAGTCCTCGAGCACACCTATTTGACTTTGAAGCATGCGCGAATGTTATGCACGGCAGAATATGggagaaacattattcttttcaaaGACTTCTATAAATCGAGTTTTCCATAACGGCCAAAGACTGATTAAGAGCTTTATGAATCAAGTCCTTGAGAAAAAATTCGGGTTCTGAAAACCAAGATATACAGACTTTTTACGCTAAATACTCTGTTGTCTGCCAAACATAAACAAGTCCAGGAACAAACTGACAAGCAAAACTATGTTAAAAATTTGAAACCAAAATTAGCTAGCTATAGCAGCAACATGCTGGTTAGCTTTGACACTCGTTACAGTCTCTTACCGAACCACACCACTTGAACAAAGGCGCGGCGTCAAACTAGAATCCTCTATGTTTATGGGATATAAATGACAAGAATTTTCCTAGTTATACCACATCGAAAAACACCTCTCCAAATTACTTTTTGCGTCTTCTTAGGGTCGTGAGTTCCTTCACTGCAGCAGGTAGCTGAGATTCCTGCACAAAATAATGTATAGATACAAACATAACTAAGTATCAAAATTCCTACTCTCACTTACATCTGACAACAACAATAATCGTCTGCATTGAAGTTAGAATTCATTCCTCCCAACCAATTTAAGGCCCCAGCTCATGTCCGCACAGTGTCTCACATGAGGAACAATCGCGCCTGTATCAGTGCCTGTTTTTGCTTTGCAGTCGTAAAATGGAGGTGCATGGAAACAAGGCTCCATTGACATGTCCCGGAAACAAGGGGGATCAGGAACAGTTTTGTTTTCAGGTTTCGTAAGAATCCATGGCGTCAATCCACCAAGACTTTGCGCCACGTATCCAAATGTCGACCATGAACTTGTTATCAACTTGTCAGTTAAACTCAACAAATACATTTCTGCCAACGCTTTTCTGTTATGGTCCTTTTTCTCTGTCTGTTGATATTCTTCATGGCTTGGCTGGTAAACACTGATAACTTCACCATTCACCGCAGGGTATTCCCAGTACATGTCTCGTATATTATCAGAGTAGCCAGCACTTAAAGATGTCAACAGAACAGCTTTAGACTTTCGATCTCCAGTGGGGTAAAGAACTGGTTCGCGTTTGTTAACTTCTGGAAGCAGTTTCTCTTTCAGTGCACATGCTAATATTTGATCCAAAACATGCTGAAACGGGCCGGCTCCAGTATCGAAGACCCTCACTTGAATTCCTAGCCTTTCATCTGCATTGGCTAAATAAGCTTGGTAGTATCTAGTAATCAATCCCCATACAGGATTTGATGGGTGAAAAAGATATCGACCCAAGTGGTGGAAAACTGTTCCTTTGTCCGGGAAAAGGTTACTCAATTCTTCTTCGAAAGAGTGTATCAAGAAGAGTGATGGAGCAAAGTAGTTATCTGTTTTCATGACCAACCAAGGAACTTTCTGAAGAAGAGCTTGATCTTGATCACAGAAGAAAAGTTTATCATGGTCATCATAATCATGGACTAAATGAAGATACATAAATGGCGGCAATGaggtttttggtttgtttagCATTTTCTTTTTCACCATATTCCCGTAACACCGTGGAAATTTCTGGTCGTAACTGTCGAACTGATTAAGAGGGAAGTCAAGTGGTAATAACCATGACATCTCAGGAAATGGTTCACAGAAGAGATCAGCCATGTCTTTACCTCGATCAACAAGTAGAACCCGGTTCGTGAGAAGAGCATATAAAAATGCTGAAGCTAGTGTTAGTATCCGATTCCCTAAGCCACTAAACGCTACCCATACCAAGTAATTGCAATCTGTAGGTTCAATGGCATATCCGGATCTGAGCTTTTCTACTGTTTTGTTGTAAGATTCAGTGTACGGACCACAACGTTTATGAAGAGCTTCATAATTCCTTAATCTGTCAAGAAGATGAGTAGAAGGTTTGTGGGGTGATGTTGTTCGATATAAGGCAGACTCGTACCTACTTCGACAAGATTCTTCATCAAACCCAGCAATAAGAAGTCCACCGAGGAGTTTGTCTTTCTGTTCAGTGACAGGTTTAGTTGAATCACCTTCTGAAACTTCAAGTTGGAAACAAAATCCAAATTAACGACTAAACAAGTGAATGAAGACAAACCAAAACTTACGAATACCATACTTTTGAAAAGTCAAACTAAAACAGTTCATAAATCATAATGAAGTTGAAGTTAGCAACACAACGACTGTACCAAGAGGCTGAACAAAATATATCGTATGAGCTATTTCAAGCTTAAGTTTCATCTCTATTACTAGGCAATTCCCGGATTGATGTTTACACGAGAAGGGTAGAAAATGTATAATTTATAAGCAACAGCCGACATAATTACACGGAGGAGGAAGAGAAGCGGGCAATGTGGATCTAACCATAACTTCCAAATAGCACACTTTTAGATAAGTCAAACTAAAAACAGTTATTAAATCATACTAAATTTGAAGTTAGTAACACAATGACAGTATCAAGAGGTTGCACGAAGCTATTTCAATTTCCTCTACTATTCAAATACTCGAGTTCCATTTGTATTACAAAGTAATGCTTTCATTGATCTTTTCAATAGAAGTGCACAATGTGGATCTAACGATAACTGAATAGCATCCTTTTAGAAAAGTTGAACTAAAAACAGCTCAGAAATCGTAATGTATTTGAAGTTAGTAACAAAATGACAATACCAAGAGGTGGCACAATTTCGTCTACTATTCAAATACTCGAATTCCATTCATATTACAAGGTAATGCCTGCATTGATCTTTCCAACAGAAGCGCAATGTGGATGTAACCATAAGATTTGCAAACAATGTATCATTTGTTCATGCACTTAACTACTAGCCCAGAGAATCGATTCACATTTTTCGCATAAATAACTATCCTaattgataaaataaagaatcatCATGCACTTAACTACAAGCTTTGCTAAAATCTCAAAAGAATCACCAGGGTTTACACAATCCAATAAATGACATAATCCCCAAATGATCAATTTTTCTGCATAAATGACTTTCCTAATAGATAAAAAGAAAGAATCATCAAATGATCATTACCATTAATGTCGACAAGATTAAGCAATCTAAACCTAGGGTTTGGATCCAAGTGCATTAAATTAACCTAATTAAGATCATGCAAAATCTCAAGTGCGTAAATGAATTAGCATGAAAATGGTACCTTTATTAGTAAATACTTCCAATTCCCTTGCGTGTACAAACCCAGAGAATCGTGGGTTACGATAAACCACtgatatcaaaaccaaaactggTAATATCATTACTAAGATCCCCATTGATCTCACTTTATTaaacccattcttcttctccccTCCAAATCTTGAAATTGAATCAGTTTTTGAATCTGGTGATGAATTTTCAGGTGATAATAATTGCTTCCTTGGTCTCTTCATATCCATTAAATTCAACTCCTCCTCATCTGAGAAGATGATCTCAAATAAATATAATAGTTTTCTTCTTCAGTGCTTGAAGCAATTATAGAATTTCAGGGTTCAAATTAGGACCGCTTTAGTACAGTCCACCGACACCGATTTCTGGGGTCAAATCAATACCGGTTCATTTCTAGTTGGGCCTTTTTTATTGAACTTTTTATTCCTGCTTCGAAACAATAGATTTCAGGGTTCAGAACTTAAACCAGTGAACCCTGAAAGGGAGAAAGAAAGTAAGGAGAGGAGGAGGATGTCGTTCATGAAAGGCGATTTGCTTACGAAGACAAGGAAACTCGTTAAGGGACTCGCTAAAGCAAAGCCATTATGGTTAAAAGCCATGGAAGAGTATGTGATCTCTCTCATTTCTACGATcaggatttttttttgaattgaaaatcaTTTAGGTTAAAGCAAATGAAGTTTAATTTGTTCATCTGAGTTTTTGAATTGAATACGTATTAGGGCAGATTTGCATATATATGAGTCCACCTTTTAGTTAAACCTTGATGAAATTAGGAACCTCAAAATTGGTTGTTCAGAAGCCTAAACTCCAATtttatttgaaattcaaaaacccTAGATTAGAATGTGGAAGGAAAGAACTGACTCTTAAAGTGCAATGCTTAAATCATAAGCTCCAATGTCTTGAAGTGGGAATCTGAAAACCCCCCAAAACTTGTAATCTCTGCTTTTGATCACTACATATACCACCTGACCCGAGTTCGCAGCTGAAGTTTATCAAGTTCAGCTCCCCCTAAGCTCCAGTTTGTTGCTTAGGACAGCTGAAATGGAAGTGCGAAACATTATTATGACTATCAAAAAATCATAGGTTACTGCTAGTGTTGGACCAATTACATAAGATCACTTTGACAACATTATGACCGGAACTTATGATGTTTTGAATGGCGGAAAGAATCCAGTGCCATATTCAACTAACACTAATCCAAAACCAAATGCACAATAAGCAGATTTGGTCTATGGTATGACTGGTAGAGTAAGCAATGTTCAGTTTCATTTTTTCAGTTTGTGTTTCTCCTTCATTCTCTATGTCAAATTCTGCTCTTGTAgtgtaaaaatttcattttttttataaaattgagATTCATTTCTCTGTCTCAACCCCCATTATAATTGTTGCTTCTGAATTTGAGTTTTcgatcatttcaaaatttcaaatttcaGCTCCAAGTTTTTGGTGGGATTTCGTCAATTAGGTTGATGCAGCTTTGTTGATTCGAATTCTATAGCATCAAAAGTAACACCATGGTTACTTTTAATTTCTTAAGTTATTGGTTCAATTTCATTTATATTATTGATGTTGGTATAGATTGGCATATATGAATTAGTTCTGTAAATGTGCATGGAAATTAGGGGGATTGACGACACAGTATATTGAGTAATATCTGGAATTAAGAATAGAACGGCTAAACTGAAAACCCATTTTAAGTACATTAAATATGTTATTGTCATCTTAGCATTTTTGTTACTGAAAGCCCTCGAGTTCTGATCTTACAGCTTTAAGAACAGCTTCTTGATCATTTTGTGAATGAGTTTCAGAGTTAGAACCGCGTCTATGAAAATCTCGATCCCTGACTCTGACTTCACAACCCTAGTTGCTGAATTGGGATGAAAATGAGTTGGTGGAAGGTGTAGAGAGAGAATTAATAGTTGGATTGAGATGAAAATGAACTCATCAatcattaataaaattaaaataccGATGAGCAAGCCAACTGGTTCTTACTTTTCTATACCCTGATCTCTCTCTATgatattttctctttagaaatgaaGTAATTTTGTTGTTTGGCTGTTAGACATTTGTTAGATAAGATGAAAATGGTACAAGGGTTTGAATACATATCAAAAGATATTCCTAAAAACTCTGAGTTATTGATGACTAAAAGTTTAGGGGTGAACTGGTAGTTTCTAACAATGTTTCTCCTTTTCGTATATGATGTAGAAATCCACCTGTTACATTTCCTCGAACTAATGGTAAATCTGAAAGGATTTCTCTCCCTGAGGATGTATATGTGAAAAAATTCTTTCAAAAGCACCCAGACTCGTTACATGAAGATCCAATCAGGTATCATCTCCTCAATTTCGAGATTCTACTTTGTAAAGTTCTTTTTGAATAGTCGTTATCTATCGTAATAGTTACTATAAGGCTTTGATAGTTGACTTATTTCAGTATCTGAAAATAACTGTGATAAATAATACCATCACTAAACATTGGACTCATGATTGATAGCCTCTTTGAATATCTTATGGAGATTTTTTGCACATTAGGTTCGGATCCTAACACCACTTGAGTTACTAGCCGATTGTGTCAGTCCTAACATTGTTTTGAATTCCTAGCTCTACTTTACAGCACAAAGTTAAGTCTTTTAGTATAATGGTATAGTGTTCAGCATTACTGTCTGAACTTTGAATCTTTCCAAACCTTTGTATATTCAATTACATTCTGCTTAAGATTTAAGGTGATATTCACCGTCTGATATGATATGAGAAGTCCGGTACTTGGACAGGCCGGCGTAAAACCTATGTTCAACTCTTAGGAGATTTTCTCTAGTCgacccggtacttgctactggaaatgACTTTGGATTTCGGATTTCGGATTCACCGTCTGATATGATATGAGAAGTCTGTCATTTGGTAGTTGCTGCGCTAAAATAGTAATTCATGCTTGGTAGATAGAGAAAGAGTAGATTCATTTTCTTGTGTTTAAGATTTGTTTTGGGTAGAGAAATCATGTATCTCTATGCTCTCTGACTTCTTTGCGCTAATGGTCCCCCAGGTTCAGTGGTACTGATCCCCCTCCAGCTCGTATTTTCGGTTGGAGGGTTCTTGAACTGAAAGAGCAGGGAGTTAGTGAAGAGGAAGCCATGGCGGTAGCTGATGTATGTACTCTGTCTCTCTAAACAAATACTGTCAATTTTGCCTTATCTACAATTACTTTGTCATGTTCTGGTGTGTAGATGGAATATCAGCAAAAGAGGAAGGCAAGGAAGGCTGCTTACAAAAGACTGAAGGAAATTGCACGGCTGCAAGGGGAAAAGCCACCGCCAAACCCATATCCAAGTGCCATTAAGGAGATACAGGCCGAAGAAAGGAAGTACGTGAAGGAGCGTTTCAATGATCCAAGCATATTGGAAATTGTGCAGAGGCTGAAAGAAGAGAGGTTTGCTTTCATGCAAGAAAGAAGAAAAGCAGGTGGTTGGTGATCCTATCCCTCGAAGATTGTTACCTGACAACTACAACCATAAGTTATATTTGCTGATGCTCAATAACGCCATTTTCCTGCCAAATAAGATTGTCAATCACGGGGAGAACTATATGAACCTTTTTGGAATAGAGCctcttgtttgagtacttatagaCACTTCGAGAACTACAAATTAGgtatttagtttggtttttcCCTTTTGCCAAATGTAGCCCTTTTGTTGGATGAAAAATGAGAATGTTTAGTATTTGGGTTGTATTTTATAAATCATGCTTAAAGTTTCTCCTTGCCTTATTTAGTTGGCTGCCTCACTGATGTGTACTGCCTGGGGTTGAagcattttatttttgttggttgGAGATTTTTGTGTTCTGTGGGTGTATCTCTGCTCAGgaatttttcttttattctgtGATTTTAGTTGCTCTATTTGAAATACTTGTTCACTTTAGTTGTTGATAATGAAGCTTTCTTTTGGATTTCCATGGCATGAATTGTTTAGTACAGCTGATAGTGCAAATGCTTACATTTATGCACATTTTGATTCCTATTTCAAAGGCTATAAAATTTGGGTACTCTAGCTGGCCTTGTCAATTTTGTTGGAGTATGAGTAACCGAGTTAAACATGGGTGCAATTACTGTGGAAATGTATCACCTTGTACAGATGTTCCAGATGCATGTGAAGCCATGATTGAATGTATCATTTCAAGCAACTGCACATTTAAACTTCAACCAGACAGCACTGCATTTTGATCAGGAACTTGGTTTTTGGTCAGAATTTGTGCAATGGTTCAACCTAAATGGCAAAATTTCCTAACTTCAAAAAATAAGAAATTTACAAAGAACCGCATTTCCCAATAGATTTTCAAATTAAGGAGAACCTTGAATGCAACTGTTAATATTTCATaacattatgcttttaagtagtAGGCCCAGGTGCCCTCATAAACGACTGAAACAAGCCCATGTTTACTATGTTTCTTAACCTATATATATAAGAAGGGTAAATTGGAATCTTTGCCGGTTCCAATCAATTCTTCCTCCCCTCTGACAAGATAATGTGGTACCCATGCCTGCAAAGGTGCAGAATTATAAGCTGAGAACATACTAAGGGAGGGAAAAAGAACCATAATATTGCACAAAATCTATACCTCTACTAACTAAGATGAGACCGACATGTTTCGGTCCAAAATCCTTTCCAAAAGTTGAAAACACATTTAATAATGGAACAAAAACGACGCTGCCAAGCTGATAATGCATGCACAAGTTAAAGGTAAATCTTCGTAATGTATATGTCaaagaaatggaaaacaaaacaaagagtatAAGGATACAGTTTTAAGAACATGCCTACTTCATTTTGTTTCCTATTGAATACAACCTAGAACCTATATTGGTCACCGAATGTCAGGAATTTATTCTATATAAGCAACACAATTAGAATCTTAGGTAGTCTTCGAATAGACCGAAAGAAAATGGTCAAAGAGGAATTCAATTCCAAGGTTGAATAAGAGAGACTAGCATAGAGCTTGAAACATATGCCACAGGCGCTCACCAGGTTTCCATTTTCCTACTTCAACTTGCTACCCAAACTTTGAGTTGATGAGCAATCAAATCTCTACATAGTTGATTTTACCAAGTACCTACATGAGCCTAAGAATCAAATTCGGAAATAGTGGAGTCAGCATGGTTCCCTTTATTTCCTAAAGCAAGAGTTTCCAATTTCATGGAGGGTTCTGAATGACTTATGTTAAACCTATTAACAAAAAAGCATCTCTTCTGAGTATGTCACCTTTCAAGGTAATCCATGTTTTCAGAACATGGCATAAAGATGCCGACTTCATAATTTTGTTCCTACTGAATACAACCTACAACCTATTTATACCTTTATCTTGGCCACCAAATGTCAGGAATTTACTCTATAGAGGCAACACACCTAGAATCTTAGACCGGAAGAAAATGGTCAAAGAGGAATTCACTTCTGAGGTAGAATAAGAGAACTAGCATATACTTACGTTGATTTGAATGGTGCACTGGTAGCTCCAACTACAGTGTTGAAAGCAACTTCCTGAAATGGTCCAGCCATTTTTCCTCTAGGAAACCACCCAAGGTCCCCTCCTTTCTTAGCTGATGGGCACTCTGAATATTCGGCAGCAACCTACACAAGCCAAAGTTTAACTCAGAAGGTATCAAAATAGACTCTCTTGATGTTGACTTCAGAAAGAATGAGTGTCATAATTGAGCTTCAAAAACATTTTCTTCCTCTGAGAAAGGGAGCTAAAGTACTTCTCATGTGCAAGTTTATGCTGAGTTTCATAACCACGAGCAGAATTCAGACTTGACTGGGAAAATTTAAAATCAAGCAAAAAGTAGATTCAGGTATTCCAAGGTTGAAGCATGTGCCACAGACATTCACCATGTTTCTATTTTCTAATTCAACTTGTTAACCAAATTTTGGGTTGACGACCTACCATATCTCTACATAATAGACTTTAAAAGTGTTGACAAAAGCAAAACAATCAAATTTGGCAGCGGTGGAGTCAGCACGGTTCTCTTCTTTAAtaaaagattaaatttttcatggagGTTTCTGAGTGACTTGTGTTAAATCTATTAACAAAAGAGCATCTCTTCTGATTTTCTGGAAAGAAATTCACCTTTGCAAACTCTGCTGGAGGAACTTTATCTCCATTGCTTAACCAACCTTCGTCTAGCTTCTTGTAAGCTTCATTGATCTTACCTTGCTTCTCGCACAGGATATGCCTTGCTGCAAAATGCAAAGAGAATAAGAACACTAAATGAGGTAATTGATAACCGAAGTACAAAATACAGTTAAAATGCAATCAGAATCTAAGCATTAAAGATAGATCTGCACCCAGAGGTCTTAGTTCTTATCCTTAGACATCTAACTTTCCGCGTACACGGAGATACAGATTTTCCATTTCTCCGACTGCAATCTCTTCATTTCAAATGTATAGAAGAGGATAGTAACCAGGGTatttgaaggaaaataataaagttaATGTCTTTAACTCTAAAGAACATAAGGGGATGCTAGGAAGTGACTCAATTTTCCGCGGGAAGCCTCTAAACACCATTCCACACAATACCAGTGCTTCAACAGAAGCATTCATCAGCATGAATTTAGAAAATCAGCAATACATTTAGCAAGTGATATTAAAGAGACATCAATACTTCATAGCCACCAAAAATAAAAAGCAAACttacaatagtcaaccaaatgaaGCATCTCATAAAATCATCAGTTTGACCATAAACAAAACCTCCATCCTATCTTGAGTGCTAATCATGCCCAGAAcgataagaaaacatcttcaataAATTCAGGAAACAAAGTGGAGCAAAGGCGAGAGTAAAATACCTTTGACGTATGTGCAGGTACCAAGCCCATCTGCAGCTTTTCCAGATTTTCCTTTACCCTTTGCAGCAGGCTCATCTCCTCCACCGCCAGCTGCCTTTCCCTTACCTTTCCCAGCTGCCTCTTTGCCTTTCCCAGCTGCCTCTTTGCCTTTCCCCATAACCTTCCAACCCATAAAAAATAaacatcacaaaccaatatcacaCAAAGCAATCAAAACAAGAATAATGGTTGCAAATAATCACAAAGGATACCCTATCAACAAACAAGAACGCGCATAACAAATTACTAACAGCAGGATATTGCACAGAATTTCATTTGGTAGCAAATAAGTTCGATCTTAAAACACATTCACATAATATTCAGAAGTAAAATGCATCACAACATTGTCTGCAAAAGCTAAAAGGAATATCCACATCGATGTATAGAATATAAAACATTCAGCTACATGAATAAACACTACTTAAACCAAATACGGACATCCAAAAACAAATATTCATAAACCAACACTCTCCAAAGTTGTTGTTGGACAATCGGTTGTGGTAGAGTGTCATCTAGCAACCGATTAGAATAATTTCTTAATGCCTTGGTCTTTTATGAGTCGAATGGGTTATCAGGACCTTAAATTTTAACTCGGCAGCTAAACTGTTCAATCCTAAAACATTATGTTCAGAAGTAAAATGCAACCCAACATTGTCtgttgaaagataaaaagaatacgCGCCTCAATTTATAGAAAATAGCACACTTTGAGCTCCATGGAATAACCACTATCTCAACTTAAACGAAATATACTCACATCCGAAAACAAAAATATTCATGATCGAATAAATAAATTACTCAGGACTAGCAGAAATCACAATAAATCCAACAGAAGAAATAATGGAAAAATTACTAATGAAAACCTAATTCAAGAATGGAACATCCAAAACAAATAAACTAAAAGTATAAATCCAATCCGTAAGAATTAAAGACTGAAACAAAAACCCTAACCTTAGATTCCAATCAACAATCTCCAAACCCCAGTGAGAAACGTATGATATTCTTCCTCCACTATGCCTGCTCTCAGTCAGTATTTTATTTATCTCTCGCGTCTTTTtagcctggcgtttttaggggccaccccaaaggatttaggggccatcaatttatacccag comes from Papaver somniferum cultivar HN1 chromosome 7, ASM357369v1, whole genome shotgun sequence and encodes:
- the LOC113300394 gene encoding galactoside 2-alpha-L-fucosyltransferase-like; the encoded protein is MDMKRPRKQLLSPENSSPDSKTDSISRFGGEKKNGFNKVRSMGILVMILPVLVLISVVYRNPRFSGFVHARELEVFTNKVSEGDSTKPVTEQKDKLLGGLLIAGFDEESCRSRYESALYRTTSPHKPSTHLLDRLRNYEALHKRCGPYTESYNKTVEKLRSGYAIEPTDCNYLVWVAFSGLGNRILTLASAFLYALLTNRVLLVDRGKDMADLFCEPFPEMSWLLPLDFPLNQFDSYDQKFPRCYGNMVKKKMLNKPKTSLPPFMYLHLVHDYDDHDKLFFCDQDQALLQKVPWLVMKTDNYFAPSLFLIHSFEEELSNLFPDKGTVFHHLGRYLFHPSNPVWGLITRYYQAYLANADERLGIQVRVFDTGAGPFQHVLDQILACALKEKLLPEVNKREPVLYPTGDRKSKAVLLTSLSAGYSDNIRDMYWEYPAVNGEVISVYQPSHEEYQQTEKKDHNRKALAEMYLLSLTDKLITSSWSTFGYVAQSLGGLTPWILTKPENKTVPDPPCFRDMSMEPCFHAPPFYDCKAKTGTDTGAIVPHVRHCADMSWGLKLVGRNEF
- the LOC113300395 gene encoding uncharacterized protein LOC113300395, producing the protein MSFMKGDLLTKTRKLVKGLAKAKPLWLKAMEENPPVTFPRTNGKSERISLPEDVYVKKFFQKHPDSLHEDPIRFSGTDPPPARIFGWRVLELKEQGVSEEEAMAVADMEYQQKRKARKAAYKRLKEIARLQGEKPPPNPYPSAIKEIQAEERKYVKERFNDPSILEIVQRLKEERFAFMQERRKAGGW
- the LOC113300396 gene encoding peptidyl-prolyl cis-trans isomerase NIMA-interacting 4-like — its product is MGKGKEAAGKGKEAAGKGKGKAAGGGGDEPAAKGKGKSGKAADGLGTCTYVKARHILCEKQGKINEAYKKLDEGWLSNGDKVPPAEFAKVAAEYSECPSAKKGGDLGWFPRGKMAGPFQEVAFNTVVGATSAPFKSTHGYHIILSEGRKN